A segment of the Pseudoalteromonas sp. UG3-2 genome:
GAAAATGAACTTCTTTATCACGCTTTGCCACGCCATGAACAATGCGCTCTACTGCTTCGTCGACGGACACTTTGCATGGCATGGGGAAATCATTCTTGTCGGTTAGTGGGGTTTCAACAAAACCTGGGTGTACCACAGTGACGTCGATGTTTTTCAATGTCACAGACAAGGTTCTTGCTAAATAGCTTAACGCCGCTTTCGAGGCACCATAAGCTTCCGCCCTAGGTAGAGGTAGATAGGAGCTGCTAGAGCTGACAATGCAAAGTTGACCATGTGGTTTGATTTTCGGTAGCAATACCTCTAAGCAGTGACCCACAGAGATAAGATTGATGCGCATGATGCGCTCGAATAATTTGCCATCAAATTCATTGGCATTATCAATGTATTCACAGCCTCCAGCGTTGAGGATAACGAGGTCAAGTTCATCGACATCAGCGAAGTTACTTTTAATCGCTTCAGGGTCCGTTAAATCAAATGCCTTCGGAGTCATGGCAAAGTTACGCTGCAGATCAGACAAAATCTCTTGGTTTCGGCCACAAGCGATGACCTCATCACCGCTATTTGCATAATGTTTAGCAAGCCCTTCACCTATGCCAGAGGTAGCGCCGGTAATAACAATCTTACTCATGCTGACATCCTTTTATCTAACAGTTTAATCAACCATCCTAGCACCGGAACTTGACGGTACAACATTTGTGCCGTATCAAGGTAATCTCGATGGTGACTGACCTTATCACCGTCAAAGCTCAAGCGACTGTGTCCGTCAACCAAAGTCGGGTTGCCTTTGTTTAAGCGCGGATGAACAAAGGTCATTTGCCAATAAATAAAGCTGACGTCGCCCTTTTCATAGGATTTATGAACATGAAACTCGATTTCTGAGACGTTCTCATACAAGGACTCAAAATAACGAGTTAACGATGTAAGCCCAGAAATTTCATGCATAGGATCTTTAAAGTGGACATCGTCAGTGTAGATTAAAGCCAATTTATCTAGGCTATCTTTATTTATCTCGTTGTAAATAGAGACAAACCTTTGCGTTCTCTGTTCCATATCACGTTATACCTTAAACGCGTCAAGTGCCCTCGCCCTTGCCGCTTTGTGTTCAACTAAAGGCGCCACATACTCACCGCCAAACGCTGCTAAGTAATCATGGGGGAAGTGAATATGCTTCGCCGGAACATCTTTTAATTCAGGAACATATGTACGGATAAAAGTACCGTCAGGATCAAACTTTTCGCTTTGGGTGATGGGGTTAAACACGCGAAAATAGGGCTGGGCGTCGCAGCCCGTGCTCGCTGCCCATTGCCAGCCACCATTGTTACTGGCTAAGTCACCATCAATGAGCTTTTCCATAAAGAAACGCTCACCTTTACGCCAGTCAATTAGCAAATGTTTGGTTAAAAAGCTGGCCACAATCATGCGCAAGCGGTTATGCATCCAGCCGGTTTTATTTAATTGTCGCATTGCCGCATCGACAATGGGATAACCCGTTTTTCCCTGACACCAGGCTTTAAATTGACTGTCATCCTCTCGCCATGCCACGGCATCGTACTTCTCGTTAAAGTTAACACCCATACACAGCTTTGGATACGCCACAATAAGATGACGATAGAACTCACGCCAAATAATTTCGTTAACCCAACAAAACTCCGCCTTACTGGGATTTTCTAATACTTCTGGAAAGTGCAGCTGCACCTGAGCGAGCAACTGCTTGGCTGACACAATGCCTAAAGCCAAGTAAGGGCTTAACCCTGAAGTGCCTTTGATTGCAGGGAAATCGCGGTACTCCTGATATTCAACCAATTTGTCACTTATAAAGCGATTGACAATGGCGACAATGGCTTCGTCATCAACCGGCCATTTGTGCGATGACTCACTGATTGAGAAAAAGTCAGGAGCAGTAAACTGACGCGGATGCTGCTTATCCAACGGCCACTGTACAAATGAAAAGTGTTGCTGACTGTGCTGCTTTAACCATGCTTTTTTAAACGGAGTAAACACCTTAAACATGTCGCCAGACCCGGTTAATACGGTACCAGGCTTGGCAATCACATCGCCATCAAATAGCGTCAGCTGGATACGCTCACTGCAGGCGGCATCGCGCTTAAGCTCATTTACTTCGTATTCTTTGTTAGCGTATAAGCTGGTAATGTTGTGGCTATCACAAAATTTGCTGAGTGTGTCTGGGACTTGCTCAAAGTCTTTGGCATCGATGATATGTAAGCGAATGCCAAACTCACTTAGCATGCCCCCTAACTCAAGCACCCGGCGCTTTAACAGATCCAACTGAATTTCAGCGACACCATGTTGCTGCCACTGCTGCTCACAATACAAAAAAAGCGCATCACGTGCGCCTTGTTCAACGGCCGCTATTAGCGCCTCGTTACCGTAAACCCTAAGATCTCGGCGAAACCAAAATGCTTTTTTCATACTAAATTCCAAATCTTAAGCGCAGTTCATTGGGGTAAGGGTCAAAATAGACTTGGCTTTGCAAATACTCTTTAGGGTGTACTTTTAAGTGATGCTTTAAGAGCGTTAACGGCACATACAAAGGCACTATGCCTTTGCGATACTCGTCAATGGCCTCACACATTTCTTGCTTTTCGACTTTGCTTAAGTCGTCTTTAAAATACCCCTGGAGGTGAGTCAAGGTGTTTGCTTGATTCTTACGGTTTGCAGGTTTGCTAAGCGCCGTCATCAAACCGGTTATGTATTTGTCTTTGAGTTCAGCCAGAGGATATTGCTTACCGTCACCAAGCAGACGACCTA
Coding sequences within it:
- a CDS encoding SDR family NAD(P)-dependent oxidoreductase — its product is MSKIVITGATSGIGEGLAKHYANSGDEVIACGRNQEILSDLQRNFAMTPKAFDLTDPEAIKSNFADVDELDLVILNAGGCEYIDNANEFDGKLFERIMRINLISVGHCLEVLLPKIKPHGQLCIVSSSSSYLPLPRAEAYGASKAALSYLARTLSVTLKNIDVTVVHPGFVETPLTDKNDFPMPCKVSVDEAVERIVHGVAKRDKEVHFPKRFTWILKLFRLLPFALWSPIAKRIARG
- the phrB gene encoding deoxyribodipyrimidine photo-lyase; this encodes MKKAFWFRRDLRVYGNEALIAAVEQGARDALFLYCEQQWQQHGVAEIQLDLLKRRVLELGGMLSEFGIRLHIIDAKDFEQVPDTLSKFCDSHNITSLYANKEYEVNELKRDAACSERIQLTLFDGDVIAKPGTVLTGSGDMFKVFTPFKKAWLKQHSQQHFSFVQWPLDKQHPRQFTAPDFFSISESSHKWPVDDEAIVAIVNRFISDKLVEYQEYRDFPAIKGTSGLSPYLALGIVSAKQLLAQVQLHFPEVLENPSKAEFCWVNEIIWREFYRHLIVAYPKLCMGVNFNEKYDAVAWREDDSQFKAWCQGKTGYPIVDAAMRQLNKTGWMHNRLRMIVASFLTKHLLIDWRKGERFFMEKLIDGDLASNNGGWQWAASTGCDAQPYFRVFNPITQSEKFDPDGTFIRTYVPELKDVPAKHIHFPHDYLAAFGGEYVAPLVEHKAARARALDAFKV
- a CDS encoding nuclear transport factor 2 family protein, whose product is MEQRTQRFVSIYNEINKDSLDKLALIYTDDVHFKDPMHEISGLTSLTRYFESLYENVSEIEFHVHKSYEKGDVSFIYWQMTFVHPRLNKGNPTLVDGHSRLSFDGDKVSHHRDYLDTAQMLYRQVPVLGWLIKLLDKRMSA